The sequence below is a genomic window from Campylobacter ornithocola.
AGACTTTGAAAGCCCGGGTGGTGGGTGCTTACTTACACTTGAAAGCTTTTCAAATAAAATTAAAGATTTCATTAAATTTGATAAAAATATGCAAGTTAATGATGCACAACTTTTAAAATATGGACGTCACTTAAGACTTCCAAATGGTTCCAAAATGATAGTAGGTAGAAATGAGCTAGAAAATCAATTTTTAAAAGAATTAAAAACTCAAAAATATGAAGAATTAAAACTTTTTGATTTAATAGGTGCTTATTCTTTAGTAGATGAAAATATTAATCCACAAGATCTTGAACTTGCTCTAAGTATAGCGCTAACTTATGCTAAAACTCAAAATAACACAAAATACAAAATAGGCTTTAAAGATAAAATTTTCCAAAGTATGGCTTTTGAAGATAAAAATAAAATTCAAGAGTATTTTATAAATTAAACTACCCTTTAAAGGGTAGTTTTTTTAGAATTTCTTTCTTCTAACCTCTGCCACAATATCAGCTGACATAGAATCAACTTCATTTGCTACAGAATTAGTTGCATGTGCAATTTGTGAGTTTTCTTTGGTTAAACCATCTATTACTGAGACAGATTGATTGATTTGTGAAATTCCTAAGGCTTGTTCTTTGATACTTTCACCCATTTCATTAATAGATTGAACTAAGATATTAGTATTAGCTTCAATCTCACCTAAAGACTTTTGAGTTCTTTCTGCTAGATTTCTAACTTCATCAGCAACAACAGCAAAGCCACGTCCATGTTCACCTGCACGTGCTGCTTCAATAGCAGCATTTAATGCTAATAGATTGATTTGATCAGCAATATCTCTAATCACATCGGTTACATCTTTAATATCACTGCTTTGCTTAATAACTTCTTCGGTTCTTGCTGCAACTGCATTCATAGAAGCACTCATCTCTTCAACTGCAGCTGCACTTTCTTGTAAAGAATCAGCTTGTTTTTGTGCACCTTCATTAAGTTTTAACACACTTTCTTTTAAAGCATCAGCCTTAGTTTGAAGCATTTCTCCTTGGCTTAATGAAGATTGAAGCATTTTTTTAATTTCTTCACCAACTGCATTAAGTGCTTTTTCTATTTCACCCTCTGCATTTGAAAGTTTATCTGAAAAATCAAGGTTTTGAAAGCTTGCAAAAACTCTTTCTATATCATTTAAATCTTTACCAATTTTCTCTTGCATATCATCAAGCATTTTGTTTAACACTTCTTTTAATTCTACAAGTTTTGGATTAACAGGATTTGCTTCAATTCTTTGAGTAAAATGTCCTTTTTCTATATCACATGAAACTTCTAGGATATTTTGCACGGTAATTTCGTCTTTTTCTAAACATGTATGAATATACTGAACATTTTCATTAATTGCTAAAGCCATTTTTCCAAGCTCATCATTATACCTTGGAGTTAAAACTTCCACAGTTGATATTTCATGATTTAAATACTTAAAGAATTTCATTAAATGGTCTTGTAGTCTTTGCACTCTAGTAGTAATCATACTTTTCATAACCCATCCAAGAACTAACACTATCACTACAATACCAACAAATCCCAAAACCAATATTAAATTTCTAATTTCTGCAATAGGATTTAGGATAGTTTTTTCCGGAGCTATTGCCATTATTGACCATAAAATTCCAGTATTTGGCCATACCTCAAATACTTTTATAGCACCATGATATTTTCTATTTTCATCAGAAATATAATCTACATTTACAACTTTAGGCTCTTTTATAAGTTCCATTATATTGCTTGCATTTTTATTAATATCAGTAATTTTTTTAGCTACAAAATCTAAATTAGGATGTGTAGCTATAACACCACCATTTGATAATAATATTCTTCTATCTCCATCATACACAGATCTAGAAGGATCATTAAAATCATCTGCTAGTATTTGCATATCAAAAATCATACCTAATACACCTAATACTCTACCTCTTTTATCAACCAAAGGAGTTGCAATATTTGATCCATAGATTCTAGTTCCATTGATGTTAAACCATCTAGGCTCACCAAAATAAAGCTTATCACCTTTTAAAATATGATTCATACCTCTTGATGATGTGATTTCACTACTAGCTTCTATAGTTACCATACCACCTGGAGCTTTCATATTTGAATCTCTCATTAAGACCATAAATTCATTTTTATTGGTAAAATATTTATTATCAAGTCCCAAACTTCTATACTCCGCTCCATCTTTTAGATAATAATATCCATACGCAATATTTGGACTTGCATCTATAGTTTCACCAAGAATATTTTCTATTCTTTTTTCTGATATAGGGCCTTCCTCAAGCAAAGTATTGAAGATTTTTTGAGTTCCAATGGCAGAAATAAAGAAAGATTTCAAAGCTGCTTCTGCTGAGTTGGTGTATCTAAAAACAGAAGTGATTAAAGTTTTGTTGATTTGTTCGTTTAAGGTGTCAGTTGATCTTTGTATTATAAACAAAGATATACTGCTTAAAACAATCACAACGGTAAAAACAACAATAGCAATAACTTTTGTACTAAGCTTTAGTTTTTTCCACATTGTATTTCTCCTTGATTAAAATTATTTTTTCGTAATTATAAAAACTTATTATTAAAAAAATATAAAAAATATTTATTTTTTGTTTTATTTTTTAATAAAAATAAAATAGTTTATATTTTTTACACAAATGCTATAATATGGGGGGGGGGGAGTGGATTTTTTAAGTAATAATTTTTATTATTTATGTTTAAAATATATTAAAATTTATAAAATCATTCATTCCACTTTCGCTAATAATATTAAGATTATATTTACCTTTTTTTAAATCTAGGGCTAAATTTTCTTCCTTGCCTTCAAAGATTAGTTCTTGATTTAAATACCAAAAAAGCTTTTCATTTTCAGGATTTATAAGTTTTATTAGCAATTTTTGCTTACTTTTTAAGTCTTTTGGTAAAACGATATTAAGGTTATTTAATGGATATATAATCTTTAAACTTTGATTAGAACTTTGCAAATGTTGCTTTTCTTTGGCAAAAAATGCTTGTGCATTTGGAGGTAAATTTAAAATAATTTTTTTCTTAGCATAAATAAAATTTTCATCTAAAGAATTTACTTCTTTATTCTCATAGATAAAAATCTCTTTTAAAAATGGAGAAATTCTTAAAACATTTGCACTTTGTGGGTAAAGCGCTTCTTTAAAGTCAAATCTATAATCATATCTATATCCTGTTTGATTTTCTATTTTGATAGAAATTAAATCATCAGGTTGTTTAAATTCTAAATTAAGCCCATCAAGCAAACCTAAGAGTTCGAAAAACAACTCCCCTGCGATACTCACACCATATAAATTTGCATTTGCTTCTCCATTAAAATTTCCAACCCACACTCCTAGAGTATATTTTGGAGAAGTTCCTATAGCCCAAGCATCTTTTCTACCATAACTTGTACCTGTTTTCCAAGAGATGATAGTATTAAAATCATATTGTTTTAACCCTACTCTATCTAAACCCTTTAGTGTTTGTAATGTTAAAAAACTCGCTCCATCACTTATAAGTTTTTTATCTTTTTTAATAGATGTATTTTCTTCATATAAAATTTCTTTAAAATTTCCATAGTTTCCAAGCCCTAGATAAATTTTAACCATATCCTCTAAGCTAAATTCTTTTGTACCTAAAATCAAAGAAAGTCCATACTTTTTAAAATTTTCATCTTCATAGTTTAAAATATCTTTGAGTTTATAAAAAAATTTCTCATAGCCATACTCTGAGAGTAAACCCACAAAGGGGATATTGAGTGATTTTTGCAAAGATTCTTTTGCACTAACAAAACCATGGTATTTTTTGTTTGCATTTTGTGGGGCAAAATTAGAAAAAAATGTAGGTACATCAAGCATTAAAGACTCAGGTGCTATAAGACCATCATCTATAGCAAAAGCAAAAAGCAAAGGTTTTAATACTGAACCCACGCTACGCTTTGCTACAACCCCATCAACTTGACCAAAAGTTGTAAAATCATAAAAATCATTTGATCCAACATAAGCTAAAACCTTATTTGTCTTAGTATCTGCTAGTAATATAGCTAAATTTTTTATACCTTTTTGATGAAGTTTATAAGAATACTCTTTGGCTTTTTTTTCAAATTTGATTTGAATTTTTTTATCTATACTAGAAATGACTTTTTCTTTATCAACCAAAAGTCTACGTGCTAAATGTGGGGCTAAGTTTTTTCTTGCTTTAAAACTAGGAAGCTTTTCAGCCTTTGCAAGAGTTAAAATATCTTTAGAAAAATATCCCTTTTCAAAAAGCCTGTCAAGCAAAGCATTGCGTTTTTTTAAAAGCTTATCTTTATTTTTTTCAAGATTAATCAAACCTGGATTATTTGGAAGTACAGCAAGCAAAGCTGCTTCGCTCCAAGTAAGGTTTTTTAAATCTTTTTCAAAATAAAACAACCCAGCACTTGCAACACCTACTAAATTTCCACCATAAGGAGCATTATTTAAATAAAGTCTTAGAATTTCTTCCTTGTCATAAGCATTTTCTAAAGCAAAGGCTTTGATGATTTCATTGAATTTATTAAAATATGTGCGTTTATTTTGTTCTAAAAGCTTAATTGTTTGCATAGAAATCGTGCTAGCACCACTTCTTTTGCTTGAAAAAAGATTATTTTTAAAAGCTCTTATAATAGCTAAAAAATCTACTCCATAATGAGAATAAAAGTTTTTATCCTCATATAAAACAACTGCGGTTTTTAATTTTTGCGGTATAAACTCACTTTCTAAATGCCACTGCTCATTAGCATCTAAAAATACACTGAGAATTTCTTTGTTTTTATCAAGCAAAACCTTACTATATGTACCTTTAAACAAATCCTTGCTGTCAAAACTAAAATAGACAAAGCCTATGTAAAAACATAGGCTTAAAAAGCATATTGCAAGGCTTATTTTTATTTTCACTGCACTACTTTGATTCTTTTACTCTCACTTAAAGCTCTATAAGCATTATCATACATTGCTTCAGCATAAGCTCCACTCAAAGTATAAACACCTGGGGTAACAGCACTTAATTTCACAAAAAATTCTCTTGATTCATCAGAATATAAAGGGAAGAAATACATAATCTTATCATCTCTTATATCGACAAAATCATAATAAGAATTTTTTACAAAATCAGGAGTTTCATCATTTAAAAGATCATGTACAATCTCCCAACCACTTGGTAAAATCTGGCTTAAAGCTATATTAGAAGTGCCAGGATAGTTTTTATTTGATATTTTTAATTTCATATAAAAAATTTGAGAGCTTTTTATAGTACTTTCATCTATTTCATTTCCATTTTCATCATAAAAACTTCTTTCTATATATATACGCTGTGCAAAAGGTTCAACAATACCTTTTTTAATACCCTCTACTCCAAAATGTACATAAGTATCTTCTTTGGCGTCTATTAAAGCACTGCCTTGATTAAATTCAAATTTAGAAAAACTTGCATCAAACTTTTTACTCTCACCGTTAATCTTTACACTTGCATTGATAATTTTGGAAGTTTCATCACTAAAGCTATTTGCTAAAGCATACAAAGCATAACCTGTGCTTTGAGTACTAAGCCAAGCATGACCTTCTAAGCTTTTTTTAATATCGTCTAATAACTCATCATTATTTTTACCATAGATTATTTTGTACGCATTTGCAATAATAGCTTCATCTCTTAAAAAAGATCCATAAGTATGAGTGTAATTAGCTTTTTCATCAGGCTTTGTACTTAAATTTTTTGCTATATTTAAAGCTACCTCATCAAAACCTGCTAGCTTATAAGCTGCACTAAGTTGCCAAAGACT
It includes:
- the pbpC gene encoding penicillin-binding protein 1C encodes the protein MKIKISLAICFLSLCFYIGFVYFSFDSKDLFKGTYSKVLLDKNKEILSVFLDANEQWHLESEFIPQKLKTAVVLYEDKNFYSHYGVDFLAIIRAFKNNLFSSKRSGASTISMQTIKLLEQNKRTYFNKFNEIIKAFALENAYDKEEILRLYLNNAPYGGNLVGVASAGLFYFEKDLKNLTWSEAALLAVLPNNPGLINLEKNKDKLLKKRNALLDRLFEKGYFSKDILTLAKAEKLPSFKARKNLAPHLARRLLVDKEKVISSIDKKIQIKFEKKAKEYSYKLHQKGIKNLAILLADTKTNKVLAYVGSNDFYDFTTFGQVDGVVAKRSVGSVLKPLLFAFAIDDGLIAPESLMLDVPTFFSNFAPQNANKKYHGFVSAKESLQKSLNIPFVGLLSEYGYEKFFYKLKDILNYEDENFKKYGLSLILGTKEFSLEDMVKIYLGLGNYGNFKEILYEENTSIKKDKKLISDGASFLTLQTLKGLDRVGLKQYDFNTIISWKTGTSYGRKDAWAIGTSPKYTLGVWVGNFNGEANANLYGVSIAGELFFELLGLLDGLNLEFKQPDDLISIKIENQTGYRYDYRFDFKEALYPQSANVLRISPFLKEIFIYENKEVNSLDENFIYAKKKIILNLPPNAQAFFAKEKQHLQSSNQSLKIIYPLNNLNIVLPKDLKSKQKLLIKLINPENEKLFWYLNQELIFEGKEENLALDLKKGKYNLNIISESGMNDFINFNIF